A region from the Pseudomonas cucumis genome encodes:
- a CDS encoding DUF4870 domain-containing protein, translated as MSDEQLPLPTPSREVRQWAMFCHLSALLGIWLPFGTLIGPLILWQMKRESDPFIDAQGKEALNFQITVAIASAICFLLMVVIIGFFLFGLVAIGALVLTIIAGVKANEGFPYRYPFTWRLIK; from the coding sequence ATGAGTGACGAGCAACTGCCGCTACCCACACCGAGCCGTGAAGTTCGTCAGTGGGCGATGTTTTGTCACCTGTCCGCCTTGCTGGGGATCTGGCTGCCGTTCGGCACGCTGATCGGGCCGCTGATTCTCTGGCAGATGAAGCGCGAGTCAGACCCGTTCATCGACGCGCAAGGCAAGGAGGCGTTGAACTTTCAGATCACCGTCGCCATTGCTTCCGCCATCTGCTTCCTGCTGATGGTGGTGATCATCGGGTTCTTCCTGTTTGGTCTGGTCGCAATCGGTGCGCTGGTATTGACCATCATTGCCGGCGTGAAGGCCAATGAAGGGTTCCCTTACCGATATCCGTTCACCTGGCGCTTGATCAAATAA